CCAGGTGGAGAGAATCGGCATCTGCGGCACGGATCTTCACGCCTACCGTGGCCGGCAACCGTTTTTCACCTACCCGAGGATACTCGGGCACGAGTTGGGGGTTGTGGTGGAGGCGATTTCGGGGGGAGACCATGGCGTCGGCGTCGGAGACCGGTGTTCGGTTGAGCCTTACCTGAATTGCGGCCATTGTCGCGCCTGCCGACAGGGACGCACCAACTGCTGCGCGTCCCTCAAGGTACTCGGTGTTCATTGCGACGGGGGCATGCGGGAGCGTATCCGGATACCGGTTGAGAAACTGCACCGGTCGGAGAAGCTGTCCACCGAGCAACTTGCCCTGGTCGAGACACTCTGCATCGGCTGTCATGCGGTGGACCGGGCCGGTGTCCTCAGCGACGACGTATGCGTGATTGTCGGCGTCGGGCCGATCGGTCTGGCTGTCCTCCAGCATGTGCAGCTCCGGGGGGCGCGGGCCATTGTGCTCGATATCAATGAAGGACGCCTGACGTTCTGTCGGAACCGTTTCGGTGTGGCGGAAACCGTGGATGTCTCCTCGGGCGATCCGGTCGCGGTTCTCGCCGAACTGACCAACGGCGAAAAGGCTTCAGTGGTTTTTGATGCCACCGGAAATCCGGGATCGATGGACCGTTCCTTCGATTTCGCCGGACACGGTGCCCGCGTCGTGCTGGTGGGGCTTCATCTGGGCAAAGTCACTTTTGCCGACCCCGATTTCCATCGGCGTGAACTGACCATTCTGTCCAGTCGAAACGCACTTCCCCGGGATTTCCGGAGCGTGATCGCCAACATGGAGAGCGGGGTGCTTGATGTGGCACCATGGATTACCCACCGGGGAGCAATCCGCGACCTGCCGGGGGATTTCCCGCACTGGCTGGAGCCGGAAGCTGCCGTGCTGAAGGCGATGGTCTCGTTCTGACGACAGGTGCCCTCGGGAACTCCCCCGGGGGTGGCCGCGCCATCGTTCAGATCCGGCTGATCAGGACCATCGGTCCCTCGGCCTTGGGGACCCCGCCCTTCCGCTCCAGGCTCACGGCAAAGGCCGAGATTGTCTCGATGGGTTGGTTGGGTTTGAACCGGTAGCGGGTTTCACCACGTTCGCTGACACTGAAGACACCGCCGTCGACCGGGTTCTCGTAACGCGGATCGATGATCCAGAGTTGGTAGTCCTTGTCCGAATCGACCGCGGGAAGATTGGCAATGGTGAGGACGCCCTCCTGGTGGGCCGCGTCCCAGACCGCGACAGCCTGGGCTCTCGGGGCGACCGCCATCATGGACGAGAGGGTGGCCACTTCGATCGCGTTGAGGTTGTCCGTTGATGCGAGTGCCGTCAGATCATTGCGCAGGGTCATGTTGTTCTGCAGGACGAGTCCGCAGATGATGGCAAAGCAGGCGGCCAGGGACCAGGGGATCCAGGTTCTCGTGGTGCTGGCGGGAAATGGCACCAATGGAGAGATGTCCTCGGTTTCCCCGAGGTCCGACCGCTCGGGCAGGTTCTCAAGGATACGTTGCCGGAGGGAGGCCGGCGGATCGATTGCTTCCACCCCGAGGGTGAGCTCGCCAAGGGAATCCCGGAATTCGTCAAAGAGCACTCTCATTTCGTCGTCAGAATGGATCAGGGCTTCGGCCTCCGCCTTTTCCTTGGATTCGGTGGCGCCCAGTGCGTGAAGGGCGATCAATTCCTGTTTGGCTTCTCTGTTCATACTTGTCCCTCCAGTCCATCGCGAAGGCGAAGCAGACCTCGGCGGATTCGGGCTTTGACCGTGCCGAGAGGCTGGCCGAGCTTTTCGGCAATCTCGACCTGGGTCAGCCCCTTGAAGTAGGCGAGTTCGATGGGTTTTCTTTGCTCCGATGGGAGCGTTTTAAAGACTCGACGGACGATGTGGGCCCGCTCGTTCTGTCCGGCCACCTCCACTGAGTCCGGCAACTCTGCCGAGAGTGAAAAATCAGCGATATCTTCGCCCGAACGCTCGATGATGCCGGAGCGCCGCTTCCTCGTGCGGATGCGGTCTATCGCCTTGTTCCGGGTGAGGGTGACCGCCCAGGTGAAGAGTTTGGCCCGATTGGCGTCGAAAGAGCCGGCATTGTTCCAGAGGGCGATGAAGACGTCCTGAACCACATCTTCCGCCTCGCTCGACTCTCCCAGCATTTTCATGGCGAGCGAGTAGAGAGGTTTGGAATAACGGTCGTAGATCTGGCTGAAAGCGACCCGGTCGCCCTTGGCGGCAAGGGCGAGAAGTTCGCTGTCATTGATGGCGTCGTCGGTGGCAGTGTCCGTCACGGCATTAAGCGGGGAATCCGGGTAGGCGGAAGTTCTTTCACCATAGGAATCCCTTCGGAGCAAGGATAAGGTTCGTAAGCTCCCAAATGCATTGGACGTAAGTGTCATCTCCACTCATACGTCCAAACCGGGTGGTCGGATGTCGGAAAAGTCCGGGAGGATTCGATCCGGCCGGATTTATCTGCTTTCAGGCGGTGGCGATCGGACCGGACTCGAAGTGGACGAGGCGGATCAATTCCGAGGTGGCCGGAATATCCTTGATGATTTGAGAGGGGTCGGGGCCGACGCCGATATAGCGGAGATTGGGCAGACGGAGCGGCCATTTGCCCTGGT
This is a stretch of genomic DNA from Opitutaceae bacterium. It encodes these proteins:
- a CDS encoding zinc-binding alcohol dehydrogenase family protein; this encodes MFGIILQEPGRLEPIDCEPPEGPSEGEAVVQVERIGICGTDLHAYRGRQPFFTYPRILGHELGVVVEAISGGDHGVGVGDRCSVEPYLNCGHCRACRQGRTNCCASLKVLGVHCDGGMRERIRIPVEKLHRSEKLSTEQLALVETLCIGCHAVDRAGVLSDDVCVIVGVGPIGLAVLQHVQLRGARAIVLDINEGRLTFCRNRFGVAETVDVSSGDPVAVLAELTNGEKASVVFDATGNPGSMDRSFDFAGHGARVVLVGLHLGKVTFADPDFHRRELTILSSRNALPRDFRSVIANMESGVLDVAPWITHRGAIRDLPGDFPHWLEPEAAVLKAMVSF
- a CDS encoding anti-sigma factor, yielding MNREAKQELIALHALGATESKEKAEAEALIHSDDEMRVLFDEFRDSLGELTLGVEAIDPPASLRQRILENLPERSDLGETEDISPLVPFPASTTRTWIPWSLAACFAIICGLVLQNNMTLRNDLTALASTDNLNAIEVATLSSMMAVAPRAQAVAVWDAAHQEGVLTIANLPAVDSDKDYQLWIIDPRYENPVDGGVFSVSERGETRYRFKPNQPIETISAFAVSLERKGGVPKAEGPMVLISRI
- a CDS encoding sigma-70 family RNA polymerase sigma factor, with protein sequence MTDTATDDAINDSELLALAAKGDRVAFSQIYDRYSKPLYSLAMKMLGESSEAEDVVQDVFIALWNNAGSFDANRAKLFTWAVTLTRNKAIDRIRTRKRRSGIIERSGEDIADFSLSAELPDSVEVAGQNERAHIVRRVFKTLPSEQRKPIELAYFKGLTQVEIAEKLGQPLGTVKARIRRGLLRLRDGLEGQV